GGGTACGCTCAATTCGGCTTATGTGGCCCCAAAAGTGGATTACATGATTGTAAAAATCCCCCGCTGGGACTTGTCTAAATTCGCCGGAGTGAGTCGTGAGATTGGCTCATCCATGAAATCAGTGGGTGAAATCATGTCTATCGGGCAATCGTTTGAAGAGATCATCCAGAAAGGGTTGCGCATGATCGGGCAAGGTATGCACGGCTTTGTAGGCAACCGCGACCTTACATTCGATAACGTGGAAGAAGCACTGTCCAATCCTACGGATTTGCGCATCTTTGCCATTGCCGATGCTTTTGAAAAAGGATTCACGGTAGACCGGATTGAATCGCTGACAAAGATTGACAAATGGTTTCTCGAAAAGCTGGAGAATATTTACAACTACACACATGTGCTTACCCAATACAAGAAAATAGAGGACCTGCCAAAAGAGGTCCTTGCGGAAGCGAAAAGACTGGGATTCTCCGATTTTCAGATAGCCCGTTACGTGGAAAACCCACAGGGAACAATGGAACCCGAATTGATCCGTGTGCGCGAATGGCGGAAAAAGCAACACGTCTTGCCTGTTGTCCGGCGTATCAACACAGTGGCATCGGAAGACCCGGAGAAAACCAATTATCTCTATTTCACGTACGGATCGGACAAAGCCTACCAACCTGTGAAATCGGGTAAGGAAGTAATCATCGTCCTGGGTTCGGGAGCGTATCGCATCGGGTCGTCGGTTGAGTTCGACTGGTGTTCGGTAAATGCCGTAGAGACTGCACGTAAATTGGGTTACGAGTCAGTAATGATCAATTATAACCCTGAAACGGTATCCACCGATTACGATATGTGCGACAGGTTATACTTCGACGAACTTACTTTTGAACGTACGCTCGACGTTATTGACATTGAGGTTCCCAAAGGAGTAATCGTATCCATGGGTGGGCAGATTCCAAATAACCTGGCCATGAAGCTGCATCGCCAAAACGCGCCCATTTTAGGGACATCTCCCGAATCGATTGACCGTGCGGAAAACCGGCACAAGTTCTCTGCCATGCTCGATAGGTTGGGTATCGACCAGCCGCGATGGAAAGAGCTTTCGAGCTACGAAGAAGTGGATAAGTTTGTTGAAGAAGTAGGATTCCCGGTATTGATCCGTCCGTCGTATGTGCTTTCGGGAGCAGCCATGAACGTTTGTTATGACAAAGAACAGATGCACCGTTTTCTCGAAATGGCCGCCAACGTGTCCAAAGAATATCCGGTAGTAGTTTCTGTTTTCATGCAAAATGCCAAGGAGGTGGAAATGGATGCTGTGGCAAAAGAAGGCGAAATTGTGGAATATGCCATTTCTGAGCACGTGGAGTTTGCAGGTGTGCATTCAGGTGACGCTACACTGGTTTTCCCGGCACAAAAAATATACTTCGAAACCATGCGCCGCATCAAGAAGATATCTCGGCAGATTGCCAAAGAGTTGAATATAAGTGGGCCGTTTAATATTCAGTTTCTAGCTAAAAACAATGAAATAAAGGTCATCGAGTGTAATTTGCGCGCCTCGCGTTCATTCCCGTTTGTCTCCAAAGTCATCAAGCATAACTTTATCGACACAGCAACCCGTGTAATGCTGGGAGCCTCTTACAACAAACCGGACGGCACTGTTTTCGATCTCGACCACATCGGTGTGAAATCGTCACAATTCTCCTATTCCCGCTTACAGAAGTTTGATCCGATTTTGGGAGTAGACATGGCCTCGACGGGAGAAGTGGGCTGTATAGGCGACGACTTTAATGAGGCTATTCTTAAATCGATGCTTTCGGTAGGATACCGGATTCCCAGAAAAGGGATCCTGATTTCGTCGGGAGAAGTGAAATCGAAAGTGGATTTGTTGGAAGCCTGCAAACTGCTCCATGCCAAAGGGTACGACTTGTATGCGAGCCACGGGACACAACAATTTCTGACCGATAACGGCGTTGCAGCTACCGATGTGAATTGGCCGGATGAAGGAGGCGAACACAACATTCAGGAGATGATTACCCACAATAAGTTCGATCTGATTATCAATATTCCCAAGGATGTTACCCGACGCGAGCTTACCAACGGTTACATTATCCGGCGCACTGCGGTGGATTTTAACGTTCCGCTTATCACCAATGCACGACTGGCATCGGCTTTTATTACGGCTTTCTGCATGTTGGATGTAGAGCAGTTGAAAATCAAAAGCTGGCAGGAGTACTGAATCTGCCGGTTCAGACCCTTCTTCTGAATTCGGAGCACACAATGGCTGCAGCCACAGCCACATTTAGTGATTCCGATGTTTGAGAATTTGTTGGATAATTAGGAATAAACAGTTTATGGGTAATGAGTTTTTGAATATCGGGGGAAATTCCTTTTCCCTCGTTCCCCATAACAATAAATCCGTTTTTCGGTAATTCTGCTTTGTAAATGTTTTCACCTTCCAGTAATGTACCGAAAACAGGCAATGAGTTATTTCTAGTTAACAAGTCTTTCAGGTCTACATAATGAACATTGACCCGTGCAATAGCCCCCATGGTAGCTTGTACTGTTTTGGGGTTGAAAATGTCGGCGGTATCGGGTGAACAGAAAACGTGTTGAATGCCAAACCAGTCGCTCAACCGGACAATGGTACCCA
This portion of the Petrimonas sulfuriphila genome encodes:
- a CDS encoding RNA methyltransferase; its protein translation is MPLSKNRIKQIRSLSEKKYRSEHGTFVAEGKKLVLDLLGNCRCQFLAGLPDILQEIPRLSAEEMVEATPEELKKASHLKTPPQLIGIFYQPKNALEEIEFVGKLHLVLDGIQDPGNMGTIVRLSDWFGIQHVFCSPDTADIFNPKTVQATMGAIARVNVHYVDLKDLLTRNNSLPVFGTLLEGENIYKAELPKNGFIVMGNEGKGISPDIQKLITHKLFIPNYPTNSQTSESLNVAVAAAIVCSEFRRRV
- the carB gene encoding carbamoyl-phosphate synthase (glutamine-hydrolyzing) large subunit — translated: MDKSIKKIILLGSGALKIGQAGEFDYSGSQALKALREEGISTVLINPNIATIQTSEGVADTVYFLPITPFFVEKVIQKEKPDGILLAFGGQTALNCGTELYQSGVLDKYDVKVLGTSVEAIMITEDRDLFVKKLNQIDAKTPVSQAVESMEDALKAAHTIGFPVMVRSAYALGGLGSGICTNEEEFVTLCESALSFSKQILVEESLKGWKEIEFEVIRDKNDHCFTVVPMENFDPLGIHTGESIVVAPIITLSREQIALLEDIARRVVRHIGIVGECNIQYAFNVETNDYRIIEINARLSRSSALASKASGYPLAFVATKLALGYSLDQIGEMGTLNSAYVAPKVDYMIVKIPRWDLSKFAGVSREIGSSMKSVGEIMSIGQSFEEIIQKGLRMIGQGMHGFVGNRDLTFDNVEEALSNPTDLRIFAIADAFEKGFTVDRIESLTKIDKWFLEKLENIYNYTHVLTQYKKIEDLPKEVLAEAKRLGFSDFQIARYVENPQGTMEPELIRVREWRKKQHVLPVVRRINTVASEDPEKTNYLYFTYGSDKAYQPVKSGKEVIIVLGSGAYRIGSSVEFDWCSVNAVETARKLGYESVMINYNPETVSTDYDMCDRLYFDELTFERTLDVIDIEVPKGVIVSMGGQIPNNLAMKLHRQNAPILGTSPESIDRAENRHKFSAMLDRLGIDQPRWKELSSYEEVDKFVEEVGFPVLIRPSYVLSGAAMNVCYDKEQMHRFLEMAANVSKEYPVVVSVFMQNAKEVEMDAVAKEGEIVEYAISEHVEFAGVHSGDATLVFPAQKIYFETMRRIKKISRQIAKELNISGPFNIQFLAKNNEIKVIECNLRASRSFPFVSKVIKHNFIDTATRVMLGASYNKPDGTVFDLDHIGVKSSQFSYSRLQKFDPILGVDMASTGEVGCIGDDFNEAILKSMLSVGYRIPRKGILISSGEVKSKVDLLEACKLLHAKGYDLYASHGTQQFLTDNGVAATDVNWPDEGGEHNIQEMITHNKFDLIINIPKDVTRRELTNGYIIRRTAVDFNVPLITNARLASAFITAFCMLDVEQLKIKSWQEY